From a single Sulfolobus sp. E5-1-F genomic region:
- a CDS encoding FMN-binding glutamate synthase family protein: MLVYNKYLPIPKQFNDEFWTVEKIEHIRYLSLTGRPYKIFNEDMNSLRILDKVKFKLDKSPSISLTPKANLELEFSGIYMKSPLYLGDMSYGALSGNPNIAIATAADLTETLAGTGEGGLHPEVAKHKRIFVQWASARFGVDIRVLTAGMGIVIKIGQGAKPGIGGHLPGNKVTEPISVTRRIPIGIDAISPAPHHDIYSIEDLGQRIEALKEATGKPVFVKVAATNYIPYIVSGIARMGADGVIIDGHGAGTGATPVVIRDNVGIPIELAVASADKILRREGLRDKFTIIAAGRVSSATDAAKLFALGADVVSVGTGALIAMGCVMVHKCHVGSCPTGLTAKIDGTRVVDVEFGVKMLVNFINGFSMELANILDNLGLSDIKELRGKRELLYGHGLSKDTLEILGIEGTEDEVNPKLGELWNRRLTAYMHELMNKGNPVITSMGSTAPPDVEKPARIIDWLRSDGAQVTRPSIDPYREDVDTSFYLKGGDIYLSLPIIFDITDAPLEYKEAFSWSALALSSAVFDYETIDKYAEVFISSDGKGIARWSKSDIYENSYLLIPADENVIDEVIGMGVQGFIVDEDSGNSDLELVVSALDTKLKEVGVRNHYDILAKSSRLRHSADAFKLVLLGADSVIMPYFILEKAIGEGNKGNLKEKAFSLIAGMKKEIALLAGAAGVYSVQSTLTGNRELLRSINLNYSIRRALRIKPAGSL, translated from the coding sequence TTGCTCGTATACAACAAATATCTGCCAATACCAAAACAATTTAATGATGAATTTTGGACTGTGGAAAAGATAGAACACATTAGGTACCTCTCTTTAACTGGCAGGCCTTATAAAATATTCAATGAGGATATGAATTCTTTAAGAATATTGGACAAAGTTAAATTTAAACTTGATAAATCACCTTCAATTTCTTTAACCCCAAAGGCTAATCTGGAGCTAGAATTTTCTGGAATTTACATGAAGTCTCCTTTATATCTAGGTGACATGTCGTATGGAGCCTTAAGTGGTAATCCCAATATAGCAATTGCTACTGCAGCTGATTTAACAGAAACTCTTGCTGGCACGGGTGAAGGTGGCCTACATCCTGAGGTTGCTAAGCATAAGAGAATTTTTGTGCAGTGGGCGTCAGCTAGATTTGGTGTTGATATTAGAGTTTTAACTGCTGGTATGGGCATCGTTATAAAAATTGGCCAAGGGGCTAAGCCCGGAATTGGTGGTCATTTACCGGGCAATAAAGTTACTGAGCCTATATCTGTCACTAGAAGAATTCCAATCGGTATAGACGCTATATCTCCAGCTCCTCACCATGATATTTATTCCATTGAGGATCTGGGACAAAGGATAGAAGCATTAAAAGAAGCAACTGGAAAGCCGGTTTTTGTTAAAGTAGCTGCAACTAATTATATTCCTTACATAGTTTCTGGTATTGCCAGAATGGGGGCAGATGGTGTTATAATAGATGGTCATGGAGCAGGGACTGGTGCTACTCCTGTTGTAATAAGAGATAACGTTGGAATACCAATAGAACTGGCCGTAGCTTCAGCTGATAAGATTTTAAGGAGAGAAGGCCTTAGGGATAAATTTACTATTATAGCCGCTGGTAGAGTTTCGTCAGCAACGGATGCTGCTAAACTATTTGCTTTAGGTGCTGACGTGGTGAGCGTTGGTACCGGGGCCTTAATAGCTATGGGTTGTGTAATGGTGCATAAGTGCCATGTAGGTTCATGCCCTACAGGTTTAACTGCAAAGATTGATGGAACTAGAGTAGTTGATGTAGAATTCGGCGTTAAAATGTTAGTTAATTTTATCAATGGATTTTCCATGGAGTTAGCTAATATTTTAGATAATTTAGGTTTAAGTGATATTAAGGAACTTAGAGGTAAAAGAGAGTTACTTTATGGCCATGGTTTGAGTAAAGATACGTTAGAAATTCTAGGAATTGAAGGTACGGAGGATGAAGTAAATCCTAAATTGGGAGAGTTATGGAATAGGAGACTTACTGCTTACATGCATGAACTGATGAATAAGGGAAATCCAGTAATAACTAGTATGGGTAGTACTGCACCACCTGACGTAGAGAAACCCGCTAGAATAATTGATTGGCTTAGATCGGATGGAGCCCAGGTTACTAGACCTTCAATAGATCCCTATAGAGAAGATGTAGATACTTCCTTTTATCTTAAAGGTGGAGATATATACCTATCACTCCCAATAATCTTCGATATTACTGATGCTCCTTTAGAGTATAAGGAAGCGTTTAGTTGGAGTGCTCTAGCTTTATCTTCAGCAGTTTTCGACTATGAAACTATTGACAAATATGCAGAAGTGTTCATAAGTAGTGATGGGAAAGGTATTGCTAGATGGAGTAAGAGTGACATCTACGAGAACTCATATCTTCTGATACCTGCAGATGAAAACGTAATAGACGAAGTAATTGGAATGGGCGTTCAAGGGTTTATAGTTGATGAGGATAGTGGCAATAGTGATTTGGAATTGGTAGTTAGTGCTTTAGATACTAAATTAAAGGAAGTCGGTGTTAGAAATCATTATGATATTTTGGCTAAATCGAGTAGACTCAGACATTCTGCGGATGCTTTTAAATTAGTTCTATTAGGTGCTGATTCTGTTATTATGCCTTATTTTATTTTAGAAAAAGCCATAGGTGAGGGAAATAAAGGAAATTTGAAAGAGAAAGCCTTCAGTCTTATAGCTGGAATGAAGAAGGAAATAGCTTTGCTGGCAGGTGCAGCTGGAGTTTATAGCGTCCAATCTACTTTGACCGGTAACCGGGAGTTATTACGTTCTATCAATTTGAACTATTCTATAAGGAGAGCACTTAGAATAAAACCAGCGGGGTCTTTATGA
- a CDS encoding amidohydrolase produces MEIRNNRYTLKNCRFIVNHDKILENTNIVVQDGYIKEIGREVEGDELDCSEYVAIPGLVNAHTHTPMVALRGYYDDAELTEWLEKMWEFEKVFKINEMNIASELAVMEMLSKGTTAFIDMYFNPEGVKEIAEKYGIRAYAGFTFLNSLFDPYEIDKKQRQLKASRLFKPIVNVHSIYSTSIDTLKLAKQLAEETNTWIHLHISETRSEIYEIKKKYGKFPVELLNELELVRNTQLVHLGWVANWELRYVTHATHCPTSNMKLATAGSFPFKELIENGVNVTIGTDGAASNNSLDMFREMKNAVLLQRHSYWDVGIKAYHVFKAATENGYKLINLKGGKIEEGYIADIVLLKKDKLYPLKKDRILSNIVYYAVGEHVAKVIVNGRIVYDEEIEREFNRRRRELLDLLDKVIP; encoded by the coding sequence ATGGAGATACGAAATAACAGATATACGTTAAAAAATTGTAGATTTATCGTAAATCATGATAAAATATTGGAAAACACTAACATAGTTGTACAAGATGGATATATAAAGGAAATAGGAAGAGAAGTTGAGGGAGACGAGTTAGATTGCTCAGAATACGTTGCAATACCTGGATTAGTTAACGCGCATACACATACTCCAATGGTAGCATTACGTGGATACTATGACGATGCTGAACTAACAGAATGGTTAGAAAAAATGTGGGAATTTGAAAAAGTTTTCAAAATAAATGAAATGAACATAGCCTCAGAACTGGCTGTAATGGAAATGCTATCAAAAGGAACTACAGCCTTCATAGATATGTATTTTAACCCTGAAGGGGTAAAAGAAATCGCCGAAAAGTACGGAATAAGAGCTTACGCGGGTTTTACGTTTCTCAATAGTTTATTTGATCCTTATGAGATAGATAAAAAACAAAGACAACTTAAAGCAAGCAGGTTATTCAAACCAATCGTAAATGTACATAGCATATATTCAACGTCTATAGACACTTTAAAATTAGCTAAACAACTCGCAGAAGAAACAAATACCTGGATTCACCTTCACATATCTGAGACTAGAAGTGAGATTTACGAGATAAAGAAAAAGTATGGTAAATTCCCAGTAGAGTTATTGAACGAACTGGAACTCGTGAGAAATACGCAATTAGTTCATCTAGGATGGGTCGCTAATTGGGAATTACGATATGTGACCCATGCAACCCACTGCCCTACTTCAAATATGAAGCTTGCTACCGCAGGTTCCTTTCCATTTAAAGAGTTAATAGAAAATGGAGTAAACGTAACTATAGGTACTGATGGAGCAGCAAGTAATAATTCGCTAGATATGTTTAGAGAAATGAAGAATGCAGTATTACTTCAAAGGCATTCATACTGGGATGTTGGAATAAAAGCATATCATGTATTTAAGGCTGCGACAGAAAATGGATATAAGCTTATTAATTTAAAAGGTGGAAAGATAGAGGAAGGTTATATCGCTGATATAGTACTATTGAAGAAAGATAAATTGTATCCGTTAAAAAAGGATAGGATTCTTTCAAATATTGTTTATTATGCTGTAGGTGAACATGTAGCAAAGGTTATAGTAAACGGAAGAATAGTTTATGACGAAGAAATAGAGAGAGAGTTTAATAGGAGAAGAAGAGAATTACTTGACCTTTTGGATAAGGTTATACCATAG
- a CDS encoding molybdenum cofactor guanylyltransferase: MNYNYSYDVIILAGGLSKRFGIDKCCFEINSKTMLSRLLEQFDNPIVVSRSSRKIKKGILVVENGEYEGPIKGVKEGLKYVRRDRVFITGCDFPFLTRSFADYVCSKPYDIVIPYNDRPQPLLACYSTGLLNRNIDKINRLMELIELSSTVYFIGTEELLKIDPLLYSLVNINSIIDLIYRPIRVKTRSNLIIR, from the coding sequence TTGAACTACAACTACTCATATGACGTTATAATACTAGCTGGGGGATTATCGAAAAGATTTGGAATCGATAAGTGTTGTTTCGAGATAAATTCGAAAACAATGTTAAGTAGATTACTGGAACAATTCGATAATCCTATCGTAGTATCCAGATCATCTAGGAAGATTAAAAAAGGAATTTTAGTTGTGGAAAACGGTGAATATGAAGGACCTATTAAGGGAGTTAAAGAAGGATTAAAATACGTACGAAGAGACAGAGTTTTTATTACTGGATGTGACTTCCCGTTTCTTACTAGAAGCTTCGCGGATTATGTATGCAGTAAACCATACGATATTGTAATTCCATATAATGATAGACCACAACCACTGTTAGCTTGTTACTCTACGGGGCTGCTCAATAGAAATATTGATAAAATTAATAGACTTATGGAGTTGATCGAACTCTCTAGTACAGTGTATTTTATTGGTACTGAAGAACTATTGAAAATAGATCCTCTTCTATATAGTTTGGTTAATATTAATAGTATAATAGATCTGATTTATAGGCCAATCAGAGTAAAAACTAGATCAAATTTAATTATTAGGTAA
- a CDS encoding glycosyltransferase family 2 protein — translation MVQIIIPVGPNDRLDWVKRSVNSALSQPVDKVIIYDNSERNDIYNFFQELKDKLVYIKDKRMKKVNMARLRNKMLSLTDDKYVIMLDSDVVIPVGYANKIVNKLENGVAYSWMHYAYSEEEIENPLSLSENNPNLGCAGLNLEIIKKGIGYFDERYERDEDVWLYAKLKKAGYKVEPADGRCLHLNKVHARLNLSSSIVEAKRNLWRSKYDIMLMFDGLTDVIFLTGYSYYGSYYILAILSAIFHPLAFLYLPLIGYGIYYYKGPKKYLLNLIPGLALAISFPYGLWYNLIQKVK, via the coding sequence ATGGTTCAGATTATAATACCAGTGGGTCCTAATGATAGGCTAGATTGGGTTAAAAGAAGTGTGAATTCAGCGTTATCACAACCAGTTGATAAGGTTATAATTTATGATAATAGCGAAAGAAATGATATCTATAATTTTTTTCAAGAATTGAAGGATAAATTAGTTTATATTAAGGATAAGAGAATGAAAAAGGTTAACATGGCTAGATTACGTAATAAGATGCTCTCACTGACTGACGATAAATACGTAATCATGCTAGATAGTGATGTAGTTATACCCGTCGGATACGCTAATAAAATTGTAAATAAATTGGAAAATGGAGTAGCATATAGCTGGATGCACTATGCTTATTCTGAAGAGGAAATTGAAAACCCATTATCTTTATCTGAAAATAATCCTAATTTAGGATGTGCGGGACTTAATTTAGAGATAATTAAGAAAGGAATTGGTTATTTTGATGAACGATATGAAAGAGATGAGGATGTATGGCTTTACGCAAAACTAAAAAAGGCCGGATACAAAGTAGAGCCAGCTGACGGCAGATGCTTACATCTTAATAAGGTTCACGCAAGGCTCAATTTATCTTCATCAATTGTTGAAGCTAAGAGAAATCTTTGGAGGAGTAAATACGACATCATGCTAATGTTTGATGGTCTTACAGATGTTATCTTTTTAACGGGTTACTCTTACTATGGCAGTTACTATATATTGGCAATTTTATCGGCTATTTTTCATCCCTTAGCTTTCCTCTATTTACCACTCATAGGTTATGGTATCTACTATTATAAGGGACCAAAGAAATATTTACTAAATTTAATCCCAGGTTTAGCTTTGGCAATCTCATTTCCTTACGGCCTATGGTATAACCTTATCCAAAAGGTCAAGTAA
- a CDS encoding plasmid regulator — MESKIEKHKKRFTITQIVLMVMAKAPGSCCSLEYLSEKTSVDKDELLVYLSRLVKRGIIERKWHRGRAGKERMYCLKYKEEIL; from the coding sequence ATGGAAAGTAAGATTGAGAAACACAAGAAACGCTTCACAATCACACAGATCGTTTTGATGGTAATGGCAAAGGCTCCGGGAAGTTGCTGCAGTTTGGAGTACCTCAGTGAGAAGACGTCAGTGGATAAAGATGAGTTGTTGGTCTATCTGTCCAGGTTAGTAAAGAGGGGTATAATAGAGAGGAAGTGGCACAGAGGAAGGGCAGGGAAAGAGAGGATGTACTGTCTGAAGTACAAGGAGGAGATACTATGA
- a CDS encoding ABC transporter ATP-binding protein gives MTDILIDAIDLKKVYKTKNIEYIALRGVTLKVKKGEFLVIAGPSGSGKTTLLDLLGLLDSPSAGKIIIDGSDVTNFDEDKRAIFRRKYIGFVFQSYNLITYLTVLENVELALAAVGIPVWKRKEKAEEILSMIPGMLELKNKKPNELSGGQQQRVAIARALANDPKILLADEPTANLDSKTGEAIVELMKKLNDEKKVTIIMATHDPDMMKYADRIVYIRDGLIEKEVIQNE, from the coding sequence ATGACCGATATCTTAATCGATGCAATAGATTTAAAGAAAGTATACAAAACTAAGAATATTGAATACATTGCATTAAGAGGAGTAACTTTGAAAGTAAAGAAAGGAGAGTTTCTCGTTATTGCAGGTCCTTCTGGATCTGGTAAGACAACCCTTTTAGACTTGCTAGGTCTTTTAGATTCACCTAGTGCTGGTAAAATAATAATAGATGGAAGCGATGTTACAAATTTTGACGAAGATAAAAGAGCAATTTTTAGAAGAAAATATATAGGTTTTGTATTTCAGTCATATAATTTAATTACGTATCTAACAGTTCTTGAGAACGTTGAATTAGCTTTAGCAGCTGTAGGAATTCCTGTATGGAAAAGGAAGGAAAAAGCAGAAGAGATTCTATCTATGATACCCGGTATGTTAGAACTTAAGAATAAAAAGCCTAATGAGTTATCCGGGGGCCAGCAACAGAGGGTTGCTATAGCCAGAGCGTTAGCTAACGATCCCAAAATATTACTTGCAGATGAACCCACTGCAAATCTAGATTCGAAAACTGGTGAGGCAATAGTGGAGTTAATGAAGAAGTTGAATGATGAAAAAAAGGTAACTATTATAATGGCTACTCATGATCCCGATATGATGAAATATGCTGATAGAATTGTGTATATTAGAGATGGGTTAATTGAGAAAGAGGTGATACAGAATGAGTAA
- a CDS encoding ABC transporter permease: protein MMNSLDILWLAYKGLVSRKAIAILAIISVMIGVASVTILVAFTQGVSQSILSVVEALGPNTILVLPRGGASLTQASVATIASLPGIKAVYPVVSGFGEINAEGQPLGVSIIGVDNLSALLGQVLLESGSVYPPVTSPEAVIGSEVANPVPGVFFSPGNTITVQISRGNSVTLEVVGVLSPSGANPLSNSETSIFLPLGEAMAILNRTSYSELIVEAQSVNDVNNIVNLIGEIYGNQYSVISVQQLINTVSTITSGFSFLLISVASISLFVGAVGIMAIMLSRVYQRIREIGIMKTVGLTTRDILLVFLAESGIIGLIGGIVGVLVGLVGTSFIDLLSAITSQSVSSSSVNTNTGGFRGGGFGRFGSASTSSSSFFTFKPVISIEAILIALIVAVAVSLIAGIYPAWKAAKLTAIDAIRRD, encoded by the coding sequence TTGATGAATTCATTAGACATTTTATGGCTAGCATACAAGGGATTAGTATCTAGGAAAGCAATAGCGATTTTAGCTATAATATCAGTTATGATAGGAGTAGCTAGTGTAACTATTCTAGTAGCTTTTACTCAAGGTGTGAGCCAATCTATCTTATCAGTTGTGGAGGCACTAGGACCTAATACAATTTTGGTTTTACCTAGGGGTGGTGCAAGTTTGACTCAAGCTAGTGTAGCAACCATAGCGAGTTTGCCAGGAATAAAAGCAGTTTATCCAGTAGTTAGTGGTTTCGGCGAAATAAATGCTGAAGGACAACCATTAGGAGTCAGTATAATTGGAGTAGATAACTTATCTGCACTTCTTGGTCAAGTACTACTAGAAAGTGGGTCAGTTTATCCTCCAGTTACTTCTCCAGAAGCTGTAATTGGATCGGAAGTGGCAAACCCTGTCCCTGGTGTTTTCTTCTCTCCAGGTAATACAATTACCGTTCAAATTTCTAGGGGTAATAGTGTAACGTTAGAAGTTGTAGGAGTACTGTCGCCATCAGGTGCTAATCCTTTATCTAATTCTGAAACTTCTATATTTCTACCTTTAGGCGAAGCGATGGCTATTCTAAACAGAACTTCGTATAGCGAATTGATAGTTGAGGCTCAATCAGTTAACGATGTTAATAATATAGTGAACCTTATTGGAGAAATATATGGTAATCAATATAGTGTGATCTCAGTCCAGCAATTAATTAATACAGTATCTACTATTACGTCTGGATTTAGTTTTCTATTAATATCAGTTGCATCAATATCTCTTTTCGTAGGTGCTGTAGGGATAATGGCAATAATGTTAAGCAGAGTGTATCAGAGGATAAGAGAAATAGGTATAATGAAAACAGTAGGGTTGACAACTAGAGATATTCTTTTAGTTTTCTTGGCAGAATCTGGGATTATAGGATTAATTGGGGGAATAGTAGGTGTATTGGTAGGATTAGTGGGTACTTCGTTTATCGATCTTTTATCAGCGATAACATCTCAATCTGTGTCTAGTAGTTCAGTCAATACAAACACAGGCGGATTTAGAGGGGGTGGTTTTGGGAGATTTGGTAGTGCATCTACTTCATCTTCATCTTTCTTTACATTTAAACCAGTTATTTCGATAGAAGCTATTTTAATAGCATTAATAGTAGCAGTTGCTGTGAGTTTAATAGCGGGGATTTATCCAGCTTGGAAGGCTGCAAAGCTTACAGCGATTGATGCGATTAGAAGAGATTAA
- a CDS encoding class II glutamine amidotransferase, giving the protein MVEYYPSDCGVFAILRKRNSPKVKGNLVVRAIDRVRYRGSDKGAGFAVFNLEKRNYYVIKAFYEGNPAELKEMFSKYGVEVKNVELLTKYSTLCDCNLIALGDINEIRKAIRNINEMIWNGKERKGRIYSVGSSLHVYKGVGYPRDVAEKYRVEELEGDLWLAHTRQPTNSPGYYPFWSHPFSSFNVAIVHNGDVSSFGANVEYLNSRGLSSFVGTDSEVLAFLFEELIAEGLTIEEAVKILINPSRRFNALPKDIDYLYRNARLDGPFTAIIGYDSGDDLYLIAIADRSKFRPAIVGEDESYYYVASEENEIREISPKAKVWTLKPGSYFIASYKKGIISYGRSDEELKTFSPPPIMVPEKYDINAYNIGYKELNYEILKLAEKGKREITVANVLGHRYIGINLPARNINNLRINLYGVVGNAMANLNEGNEFYVYGNVADDCCDTMHGGKVVIYGDARDVLAQTFQNGKIFVKGNAGNRVGIQMREYKDKRPYLIIGGIVDDYLGEYMAGGVIIVFGKGFNGEPVGNFVGTGMVRGRIYIRGKVSPSKLGLQPPKYEVMRLLKALFVEGLISSEEYDSLKNEEYIEIVNKLEGEAKEYARKLFEEKIGVPTYEYRELTEEEFKELYPVVDEYSKDMMDYSYTELLKEKFTVITARKL; this is encoded by the coding sequence ATGGTTGAATACTATCCTTCTGATTGTGGTGTTTTTGCGATCTTAAGGAAAAGAAATTCTCCAAAAGTCAAAGGAAATTTAGTTGTAAGAGCAATAGATAGAGTTAGATACAGAGGTAGTGATAAAGGAGCCGGATTTGCTGTATTTAATTTGGAAAAAAGAAACTATTATGTTATTAAAGCGTTTTATGAGGGAAACCCAGCTGAACTAAAGGAGATGTTTAGCAAGTATGGTGTAGAAGTTAAGAACGTTGAGTTGTTAACCAAGTATTCGACTCTGTGTGATTGTAATCTTATTGCCTTAGGTGATATAAATGAGATTAGGAAGGCCATAAGGAATATAAATGAGATGATATGGAATGGTAAAGAAAGGAAAGGCAGAATATATAGCGTTGGTAGCTCCCTTCATGTGTATAAAGGTGTTGGATATCCTAGAGATGTAGCAGAAAAATATCGTGTTGAGGAGTTAGAAGGTGATTTATGGCTTGCACATACCAGACAACCCACCAATTCTCCTGGCTACTATCCATTTTGGTCTCATCCCTTTTCCTCGTTTAATGTTGCTATAGTCCACAATGGCGATGTTAGTTCATTCGGAGCTAACGTAGAATATTTGAATTCAAGAGGGCTAAGTAGTTTTGTAGGAACTGATAGTGAAGTATTAGCTTTCTTATTTGAGGAACTCATTGCTGAAGGTTTAACTATTGAAGAGGCAGTAAAGATTCTAATTAATCCATCAAGAAGATTCAATGCCTTACCCAAAGATATTGATTATTTGTATAGAAATGCTAGGCTCGATGGTCCCTTTACAGCAATTATTGGTTACGATTCAGGTGATGATTTATATTTGATAGCAATAGCCGATAGATCTAAGTTTAGGCCGGCAATAGTTGGTGAGGATGAGTCGTATTATTATGTAGCAAGCGAGGAGAATGAAATTAGGGAAATAAGCCCTAAAGCTAAAGTTTGGACGCTTAAACCTGGTTCTTACTTTATTGCATCCTATAAAAAGGGTATTATATCGTATGGAAGAAGCGACGAAGAGTTAAAGACATTTTCTCCTCCACCAATAATGGTCCCAGAAAAGTATGATATTAATGCCTATAATATAGGGTACAAGGAGTTAAATTATGAGATTCTCAAGTTAGCTGAAAAAGGAAAGAGAGAAATAACAGTCGCTAATGTTTTAGGTCATAGATATATTGGGATAAACCTACCGGCTAGAAACATAAACAATTTGAGAATCAACCTTTATGGTGTAGTAGGAAATGCTATGGCAAATCTAAACGAGGGTAATGAATTTTACGTCTATGGGAATGTCGCTGATGATTGTTGTGATACTATGCATGGAGGAAAAGTAGTGATTTACGGTGACGCGAGAGACGTTTTAGCTCAGACTTTTCAGAATGGTAAGATTTTCGTTAAGGGTAATGCTGGAAATAGGGTTGGTATTCAAATGAGGGAGTATAAGGATAAACGACCTTATCTTATAATAGGCGGTATTGTTGATGATTATTTAGGCGAATATATGGCTGGAGGTGTAATAATAGTATTTGGTAAGGGGTTTAACGGAGAACCAGTGGGAAACTTCGTGGGAACGGGAATGGTAAGGGGTAGAATATATATAAGAGGCAAGGTTTCCCCGTCAAAGCTAGGATTGCAACCACCCAAATATGAGGTGATGAGATTACTAAAAGCACTATTTGTAGAGGGTTTAATTTCTAGTGAGGAATACGATTCGCTGAAGAACGAAGAGTATATTGAGATTGTTAATAAGTTAGAAGGAGAAGCAAAGGAGTATGCAAGAAAATTGTTTGAAGAGAAAATCGGAGTCCCGACGTATGAATACAGAGAATTAACTGAGGAAGAGTTTAAGGAACTTTACCCGGTAGTTGATGAATATTCTAAAGATATGATGGACTACTCTTATACTGAACTTTTAAAGGAAAAGTTTACTGTAATAACTGCTAGAAAATTATAG
- a CDS encoding diphthine--ammonia ligase, with translation MKICALYSGGKDSTYALHWAVFKGFEIVCLITLIPKREDSWMFQYPNVIYTKYQAEAMGFRLLTFETSGEKDKELEDLKKALIQAKNEGAVGIVSGALLSDYQRLNISVIAEEIGLKTYTPLWRKTQEEYVRCLVREGFKFIITSASAYGFPFDLLGKEITAEDVEKIIERARIYGFNPAFEGGEAETFVTYAPLFKTQLRVKGKLKRISEYEWRYEITDIR, from the coding sequence ATGAAAATTTGTGCGTTATATTCTGGAGGAAAGGATAGCACGTATGCATTACATTGGGCAGTATTTAAGGGATTCGAGATCGTATGCTTAATAACGTTAATACCAAAAAGGGAAGACTCTTGGATGTTCCAATACCCTAATGTGATCTATACTAAATATCAGGCTGAAGCCATGGGTTTTAGGCTCCTTACATTTGAGACTTCAGGTGAGAAAGATAAGGAACTAGAAGATCTTAAAAAGGCGTTAATACAAGCTAAAAATGAAGGCGCTGTTGGTATAGTCAGTGGAGCGTTACTTTCAGATTACCAAAGGTTAAATATAAGCGTTATAGCTGAAGAGATAGGTCTAAAAACCTATACGCCACTCTGGAGAAAAACACAAGAGGAGTATGTGCGATGTTTAGTACGAGAAGGATTTAAATTCATAATAACATCAGCTTCGGCTTATGGCTTCCCATTTGATTTATTAGGTAAAGAAATTACAGCAGAAGATGTAGAGAAAATAATTGAGAGAGCAAGGATATACGGATTTAACCCCGCATTTGAGGGTGGAGAAGCTGAAACTTTTGTAACCTATGCTCCACTTTTCAAAACGCAATTAAGAGTGAAAGGTAAATTAAAAAGAATAAGTGAATATGAATGGAGATACGAAATAACAGATATACGTTAA
- a CDS encoding glycosyltransferase, whose translation MRKIKVAVIAHGLGMSRGYSGEGNIYKSFFEMLEERKIDYVTISFAKPYDTSIPSIYTLPFHLPKLDKYQRLLTYYTAKKVKPDLYLNASGVPIPLSEIAPHVIYAGAPSIANLPSKYTRSLFWKLYLLPFRLVINKIKDEAKKAKIIANSRYSAKAIAEVYEINEPKVIYPPVDIEYFQRAYSEEKRENFFVTIGRIERGKMLENSIFLAAKSGVKGIIIGSLNEKDYLNKLIKLKRELNADVEILTDLSREELLKVLSRAKIYFHATIGEHFGIPVIEAMASGVIPIVPKESGAYEVVPEFSYSDIEEAVILLKSLLEKENIELRREMRNRALNFSKENFKRNIFNEISSIIF comes from the coding sequence ATGAGGAAAATAAAGGTTGCAGTAATAGCCCATGGCTTAGGAATGAGTAGAGGTTATAGTGGTGAGGGAAATATATATAAATCATTTTTTGAAATGCTAGAGGAAAGAAAAATAGATTATGTTACAATAAGCTTTGCAAAACCTTATGATACATCAATACCCTCAATATATACGTTACCTTTTCATTTACCAAAGCTAGATAAGTATCAAAGGTTATTGACCTATTATACGGCAAAAAAGGTAAAACCAGATTTGTACCTAAACGCATCCGGAGTTCCTATACCATTATCAGAAATAGCTCCACATGTAATTTACGCTGGAGCACCTTCAATAGCTAATTTGCCAAGCAAGTATACCAGATCTCTCTTTTGGAAACTTTATTTATTACCATTTCGTCTTGTTATAAATAAGATAAAAGACGAGGCGAAAAAAGCAAAGATAATAGCAAATTCTCGCTATTCAGCAAAGGCGATAGCTGAAGTTTATGAAATAAATGAGCCTAAAGTAATATATCCTCCAGTGGATATAGAATATTTCCAAAGAGCATATAGTGAGGAAAAAAGGGAAAATTTCTTTGTTACAATAGGAAGAATAGAAAGAGGGAAAATGCTTGAAAATTCAATCTTTTTAGCAGCTAAAAGTGGAGTTAAAGGCATAATCATCGGTTCCCTGAATGAAAAAGACTATCTGAATAAGTTAATTAAGCTTAAGAGAGAACTTAACGCTGACGTAGAAATTCTTACTGATTTATCAAGAGAGGAATTGCTTAAGGTGCTGTCACGGGCTAAAATCTATTTCCATGCAACGATAGGAGAGCATTTTGGTATACCAGTCATAGAAGCAATGGCAAGTGGAGTTATCCCAATAGTCCCTAAAGAGAGTGGGGCCTATGAAGTCGTTCCCGAATTCTCGTACTCAGACATAGAAGAAGCTGTTATTCTATTAAAGAGCTTATTGGAAAAGGAAAATATAGAGTTAAGAAGGGAAATGAGAAATAGGGCCCTAAATTTCAGTAAAGAAAACTTCAAGCGAAATATCTTCAACGAAATATCTTCTATAATTTTCTAG